A DNA window from Desulforegula conservatrix Mb1Pa contains the following coding sequences:
- a CDS encoding ATP-binding protein → LLADRYERGSVMLTSNLPFSKWEQIFKDPMTTAAAIDRLVHHSIILELNLPSYRLEKSKQKINEEKSEENAP, encoded by the coding sequence CTGCTCGCAGATCGATACGAACGTGGATCTGTCATGCTCACAAGTAATCTTCCCTTTTCCAAATGGGAGCAGATTTTCAAGGATCCCATGACTACCGCCGCTGCCATTGACAGACTTGTACATCATAGCATCATTCTTGAACTTAACTTGCCAAGCTACAGGCTGGAAAAGTCAAAACAGAAAATTAACGAGGAAAAAAGTGAGGAAAATGCGCCTTAA
- a CDS encoding DUF167 domain-containing protein: protein MAILKVKDDEILIRIFVQPRSSKNEMVGTRDGAFKIRLTAPPVDGAANKACSEFLAKYFGVSKSSVSIESGETSRTKQVCIKADKSKIEEIKNKLNEFLKSA, encoded by the coding sequence ATGGCAATACTTAAAGTAAAAGATGATGAAATTCTTATAAGAATTTTTGTTCAGCCAAGGTCATCCAAAAATGAGATGGTCGGAACAAGGGACGGTGCTTTCAAAATAAGATTGACAGCCCCTCCTGTTGATGGAGCTGCAAACAAGGCCTGTTCAGAATTCCTTGCCAAATATTTTGGCGTATCAAAGTCATCTGTCAGCATAGAATCAGGTGAAACAAGCAGAACAAAACAGGTCTGTATCAAGGCAGACAAGTCAAAGATTGAAGAGATAAAAAATAAATTGAACGAGTTTTTAAAAAGCGCTTGA
- the thrH gene encoding bifunctional phosphoserine phosphatase/homoserine phosphotransferase ThrH — MMNLICSDLEGVFIPEIWINVALRTGIEELKLTTRDISDYDVLMKRRLQILDANNLKLKDIMDVIAGVDPLEGAVEFVEWLRSNYQLIVVSDTFDQFAQPLMKKMGWPTIFCHTLLVDETGRVTGYKLRQADAKRKTVNALRSLDYRVVAFGDSYNDIGMLQAADQGILFSPPDNVVAEYPEFPVTRNYDELKKLILASVA, encoded by the coding sequence ATGATGAATCTTATCTGTTCAGATCTTGAAGGCGTTTTTATTCCTGAAATTTGGATTAATGTTGCACTAAGAACTGGTATTGAAGAGCTTAAACTTACGACCCGGGATATTTCTGATTATGATGTCCTTATGAAAAGAAGGCTTCAGATTCTTGATGCAAATAACCTGAAACTTAAAGATATCATGGATGTGATTGCAGGTGTTGATCCCCTTGAGGGTGCCGTGGAATTTGTAGAGTGGCTCAGATCAAATTATCAGTTAATAGTAGTCTCTGACACGTTTGATCAGTTTGCCCAGCCTCTTATGAAGAAAATGGGATGGCCCACGATTTTCTGTCACACTCTTTTAGTCGATGAAACAGGAAGGGTGACCGGTTACAAGCTGCGTCAGGCTGATGCCAAGCGCAAGACAGTAAATGCTCTCAGATCCCTTGATTACAGGGTTGTTGCATTCGGGGACTCATATAATGATATTGGAATGCTTCAGGCCGCTGATCAGGGTATTCTTTTCTCTCCCCCTGACAATGTGGTGGCCGAATATCCAGAATTCCCCGTCACAAGAAATTATGATGAGCTTAAGAAACTTATACTTGCCTCCGTTGCTTAG
- a CDS encoding homoserine dehydrogenase has protein sequence MRVINIGLLGFGTVGAGVAKLLFSNKEIISKRLGAELNLKSISDPDLTRDRGIIIPDGILTNDSLGVVADPDIDIIVELIGGVGIAKELVLKAIEAGKHIVTANKALIAMYGDVLRGKITEAKIDFAYEASVGGCMPVIKALRESLAANRINEITGILNGTCNYILSMITNEGLSFDMALRQAQDAGFAEADPSFDIEGKDTAHKLAILAGIAYGTGIDLADIHVEGITSITPMDIELAREMGYRIKLLAITKNHGDSVELRVHPTMIPKDNILSNVEGSLNAVSIDGDAVGNMLLYGHGAGMMPTASAILSDVIDVARNILSNSIGRIPTFAFQSDSMKKIQVLPMGEIKTCYYVRFAALDKPGVLSRISGALGDFGISIDWVHQRGRHHTESVPIVMLTHVAKEADFQKALAVISAMPEICQPPLLVRVEDDELL, from the coding sequence ATGAGAGTCATTAATATAGGTTTGCTCGGATTTGGAACAGTTGGCGCCGGAGTGGCAAAACTGCTTTTCAGTAACAAAGAAATCATAAGTAAAAGACTCGGAGCAGAACTTAATCTTAAAAGTATTTCCGATCCTGACCTCACGCGGGACAGAGGTATTATAATTCCTGATGGAATCCTTACAAATGACAGTTTGGGCGTTGTTGCCGATCCTGATATAGATATAATAGTAGAGCTAATTGGCGGTGTTGGAATAGCCAAAGAGCTTGTTCTTAAGGCAATTGAAGCAGGAAAGCATATTGTCACTGCTAACAAGGCCCTGATCGCCATGTATGGTGATGTTCTTCGTGGTAAAATTACGGAAGCGAAGATTGATTTTGCCTATGAAGCCAGCGTTGGCGGATGTATGCCTGTTATCAAGGCTCTGAGAGAGTCGCTTGCGGCAAACAGAATTAATGAAATAACCGGAATCCTTAACGGAACATGCAATTATATTCTGTCAATGATAACAAACGAGGGGCTTTCATTTGACATGGCTTTAAGGCAGGCCCAGGACGCCGGTTTTGCAGAAGCCGACCCTTCTTTTGATATCGAGGGTAAGGATACAGCCCATAAACTTGCAATACTTGCAGGTATTGCTTATGGAACAGGCATAGACTTGGCCGACATTCATGTCGAGGGCATAACCAGTATAACTCCTATGGACATAGAGCTTGCCCGCGAGATGGGCTACAGGATCAAGCTGCTCGCGATCACCAAGAATCATGGTGACTCTGTTGAACTAAGGGTTCACCCCACAATGATCCCTAAGGACAATATTCTGTCAAATGTCGAAGGGTCCTTGAATGCTGTCAGTATTGACGGCGATGCTGTGGGCAATATGCTTCTTTATGGACACGGCGCAGGCATGATGCCAACCGCAAGCGCGATACTGAGTGATGTGATTGATGTCGCAAGAAACATTCTTTCTAATTCAATTGGGAGAATCCCAACTTTTGCCTTCCAGAGCGATTCCATGAAAAAGATTCAGGTGCTCCCGATGGGCGAAATAAAAACCTGCTATTATGTCAGGTTTGCAGCCCTTGATAAGCCTGGAGTTTTGTCAAGGATTTCAGGAGCGCTTGGTGATTTTGGAATAAGCATTGACTGGGTTCATCAGAGAGGGCGTCATCATACCGAATCTGTGCCCATTGTAATGCTTACCCATGTGGCAAAAGAAGCCGATTTCCAGAAAGCCCTTGCAGTGATATCAGCAATGCCGGAAATCTGCCAGCCGCCACTACTGGTAAGAGTGGAAGACGACGAACTTCTATAA
- the purM gene encoding phosphoribosylformylglycinamidine cyclo-ligase, translating into MTEPLTYADAGVDIDKANSLVGVIKQIAKQTPRTGVLGDIGGFGGLFSLNLRDVERPVLVSSTDGVGTKLKLAFMMDKHDTVGIDLVGMCVNDILVQGAKPLFFLDYLAIGKLCNKTAADIISGVAEGCRQANCALIGGETAEMPGMYQDGEYDLAGFSVGLVDNDKIIDGSEIRVGHKLIGIASTGLHSNGYSLARKVCFDRLKLKVEDHVEELGKTIGEALLTPTKIYVQTVQGLIKDLPIHGLAHITGGGIPDNIVRIMPGGCRVKIMKDSWEIPPIFGFIKKAGNIDEMEMMRTFNNGIGMIAVVPDKDVSDILDRITAMNEKAWLIGEVAEQKPGDEPVEFV; encoded by the coding sequence ATGACCGAGCCGTTGACGTATGCGGATGCAGGAGTTGACATAGACAAGGCAAACAGCCTCGTCGGAGTTATTAAACAGATAGCCAAACAGACTCCAAGAACCGGTGTACTCGGCGATATAGGCGGGTTCGGCGGTCTTTTTTCGCTAAATCTGAGGGATGTGGAAAGACCTGTGCTTGTAAGTTCCACAGACGGTGTCGGCACTAAACTCAAACTTGCATTCATGATGGACAAGCATGACACAGTCGGAATTGATCTCGTGGGTATGTGTGTTAATGACATACTCGTACAGGGCGCAAAACCTCTTTTTTTTCTAGATTACCTCGCCATAGGAAAATTATGCAACAAAACCGCCGCAGATATCATATCAGGTGTTGCGGAAGGATGCAGGCAGGCCAACTGTGCACTTATCGGCGGTGAAACAGCTGAAATGCCAGGAATGTATCAGGATGGCGAATACGATCTTGCCGGTTTTTCAGTTGGCCTTGTTGATAATGACAAAATCATTGACGGCTCTGAAATAAGAGTTGGTCACAAACTAATAGGAATAGCGTCCACAGGGCTTCATAGCAATGGATACTCGCTCGCGAGAAAAGTATGCTTTGACAGGCTTAAACTCAAAGTTGAAGATCATGTCGAAGAACTTGGAAAAACCATAGGCGAAGCATTGCTTACTCCTACAAAAATTTATGTTCAGACAGTACAGGGCCTCATAAAGGATCTGCCCATACATGGGCTGGCCCATATAACAGGCGGAGGCATTCCTGATAATATTGTCAGAATAATGCCCGGAGGCTGTAGAGTCAAAATAATGAAAGACTCATGGGAAATACCTCCAATTTTCGGCTTCATCAAAAAGGCCGGAAACATAGATGAAATGGAAATGATGAGAACTTTCAACAACGGAATTGGAATGATTGCAGTTGTTCCTGACAAGGATGTTTCTGACATACTTGACAGAATCACTGCAATGAATGAAAAAGCCTGGCTCATTGGCGAAGTTGCGGAACAGAAGCCTGGCGATGAACCTGTTGAATTTGTTTAA
- the tsaD gene encoding tRNA (adenosine(37)-N6)-threonylcarbamoyltransferase complex transferase subunit TsaD, giving the protein MKILGIESSCDETAAAIVENGRIILSSVVASQIEIHAKYGGVVPELASRKHIESIVAVVDESIKNAGITFEEIDAVAATQGPGLVGALLTGFSFAKAFAWARKLPFIGVDHLEGHMLSVFLNEKGPEFPYVALLASGGHTSLYLVKSYTDFEPLGHTRDDAAGEAYDKVSKMLGLGYPGGAVIDNLAASGDHRKIKFPKPFLDKESFDFSFSGLKSAAARYIQENKETYKCQLEDIAASFQESVTEVLTYKLIRAAVENGCSHIAITGGVAANRGLRQKATREAEKNGLTIHIPDISLCGDNAAMIASSGYYRLLKNITCPLDTDVYSRKP; this is encoded by the coding sequence ATGAAAATCCTCGGAATAGAATCCTCCTGCGATGAAACCGCAGCGGCAATCGTTGAAAACGGACGGATCATTTTGTCTTCTGTGGTTGCTTCCCAGATAGAAATTCATGCCAAATACGGCGGAGTTGTTCCGGAACTTGCTTCAAGAAAGCATATCGAATCCATTGTCGCAGTTGTCGATGAATCCATAAAAAATGCTGGCATAACATTTGAGGAAATAGACGCGGTAGCGGCGACACAAGGTCCAGGGCTTGTGGGAGCGCTTCTTACAGGCTTTTCATTTGCAAAAGCCTTCGCATGGGCAAGAAAACTTCCTTTTATAGGAGTCGATCATCTTGAAGGCCACATGCTTTCAGTCTTTCTTAATGAAAAAGGGCCTGAATTTCCTTATGTCGCTCTTCTTGCTTCAGGCGGGCACACAAGCCTTTATCTTGTAAAATCCTATACTGATTTTGAACCACTTGGACATACCAGGGACGATGCTGCCGGAGAAGCCTATGACAAGGTTTCAAAAATGCTCGGACTTGGGTATCCGGGAGGAGCAGTAATAGACAACCTTGCAGCTTCAGGAGATCACAGGAAAATCAAATTCCCTAAACCGTTTCTTGACAAAGAATCATTCGACTTCAGTTTCAGCGGACTCAAATCAGCAGCTGCAAGATATATTCAGGAAAATAAAGAGACATACAAGTGCCAGCTCGAAGATATTGCGGCTTCTTTTCAGGAATCTGTCACAGAAGTTCTGACTTACAAGCTTATAAGAGCCGCAGTTGAAAATGGATGCTCGCATATTGCAATAACAGGCGGAGTTGCCGCAAACAGAGGCTTGAGGCAAAAAGCCACCAGAGAAGCAGAAAAAAACGGGCTGACCATTCATATACCAGATATTTCCCTTTGCGGTGACAACGCAGCAATGATTGCTTCTTCAGGTTATTACAGGCTGCTTAAAAATATCACTTGTCCGCTGGATACAGATGTATATTCAAGAAAACCATAA
- a CDS encoding aminotransferase class I/II-fold pyridoxal phosphate-dependent enzyme, translated as MCYALMFSGINTINNLRETHMNPLAVQLNEIIEKGNPHVMDMLSEIGKKIFFPKGILSQSAEAREKAFKLNATIGIATEKGKIMCFPSVMNQLGGVKPEEALTYASSFGLMDLRKTWKEYMFKKNPSLNGKNISLPIVASGITHAISIMGDMFINPGDVVIVPDMMWGNYNMILATRKNARLSSYPLFNDNGGYNLEAFEAKIKAEASQNSKIVVILNFPNNPTGYAVSKTEGARIAEILTETAKSGTNVIAVCDDAYFGLYYEEETMKESIFGLMAGTHERLIPMKLDGATKENYVWGLRVAFITYGLKAKGDMDDFNDAVERKTAGCIRGNISNAPHLSQTIVLKSMQDKAFEEEASEKFEILKKRANRVKEVIKNPKYEKAFTPYPFNSGYFMCVQLKEANAEKLRVHLLEKYGVGVIALGEKNIRVAFSCLEEEDIQTLFDCILDAANDLCS; from the coding sequence ATGTGTTATGCCCTCATGTTTTCAGGCATAAATACAATCAATAATCTAAGGGAAACACACATGAATCCTCTTGCCGTTCAACTCAATGAAATAATTGAAAAAGGCAATCCTCATGTAATGGATATGCTCTCTGAAATTGGAAAGAAGATTTTTTTTCCAAAGGGCATTCTCAGCCAGTCTGCAGAAGCCAGGGAAAAGGCTTTCAAATTGAACGCGACCATAGGGATTGCAACTGAAAAAGGCAAAATCATGTGCTTCCCTTCAGTAATGAATCAGCTTGGAGGAGTTAAGCCTGAAGAAGCCCTGACCTATGCTTCGTCATTCGGGCTTATGGATCTCAGAAAGACATGGAAGGAATACATGTTCAAAAAAAATCCTTCCCTTAATGGCAAAAATATCAGCCTTCCGATAGTCGCTTCAGGAATAACCCATGCAATAAGCATTATGGGTGATATGTTTATAAATCCTGGTGATGTTGTTATTGTGCCTGACATGATGTGGGGCAATTACAATATGATTCTTGCCACAAGAAAAAACGCAAGACTTAGCTCGTACCCTCTTTTCAATGACAATGGCGGATACAATCTTGAGGCATTTGAAGCAAAAATAAAAGCAGAGGCCTCCCAAAACTCCAAAATAGTAGTAATCCTGAATTTTCCAAATAATCCAACAGGTTATGCCGTTTCAAAAACAGAAGGTGCGAGGATTGCTGAAATTCTTACTGAAACCGCTAAAAGCGGCACCAATGTCATTGCAGTATGCGACGACGCATATTTTGGATTATACTACGAAGAAGAAACAATGAAAGAGTCCATATTCGGACTCATGGCCGGAACCCACGAACGCCTGATTCCTATGAAACTTGATGGGGCTACAAAAGAAAATTATGTATGGGGTCTTAGAGTCGCTTTCATAACATACGGACTTAAGGCCAAAGGCGATATGGATGATTTCAATGATGCTGTTGAAAGAAAAACAGCTGGTTGCATAAGGGGTAATATATCCAATGCGCCTCATCTTAGCCAGACAATAGTTCTTAAATCCATGCAGGATAAGGCATTTGAAGAAGAAGCATCTGAAAAATTCGAAATCCTCAAAAAAAGGGCAAATAGAGTAAAAGAAGTTATAAAAAACCCTAAATATGAAAAAGCATTCACGCCCTACCCTTTCAACTCAGGATATTTCATGTGTGTTCAGCTTAAAGAGGCCAACGCTGAGAAACTGAGGGTTCATCTGCTTGAAAAATACGGGGTTGGAGTCATCGCGCTTGGCGAGAAAAACATAAGGGTGGCTTTCTCATGCCTTGAGGAAGAAGATATCCAGACTCTTTTTGACTGCATACTTGATGCCGCGAATGATCTGTGTTCATAA
- the truA gene encoding tRNA pseudouridine(38-40) synthase TruA: protein MEKTFKLTIQYDGTDYHGWQRQPGLATIQGELEKLLSMITRQQVIIEGSGRTDSGVHALGQVASFSVDTGLCAGDFFRALNGLLPGDICITECKEVANGFHARFDAVGKTYRYCILNRILRDPFKRKYIWQFQKRLDLEAMKEAAEYFVGEYDFKSFENAGSPRLHTVRHISSAVFKKADGGMIHFEVTANGFLQNMVRNIVGTLVDVGMSRTRPKEIKDIIAAKDRTKAGPTAPPLGLFLLEVYYPDQFM from the coding sequence ATGGAAAAGACCTTTAAACTGACAATACAGTATGACGGGACTGATTATCACGGCTGGCAGAGACAACCCGGCCTTGCGACCATTCAGGGCGAACTTGAAAAGCTCCTTTCCATGATAACAAGGCAGCAGGTTATTATTGAAGGATCAGGCAGAACAGATTCCGGGGTTCACGCGTTGGGTCAGGTGGCAAGTTTCAGCGTTGATACAGGTCTCTGTGCGGGTGATTTTTTCAGGGCTCTTAATGGTCTTCTTCCTGGCGATATCTGCATTACCGAATGCAAAGAAGTGGCTAATGGCTTCCATGCAAGGTTTGACGCCGTTGGAAAAACATACAGATACTGCATTTTGAACAGAATTCTTCGTGATCCGTTCAAAAGAAAGTATATATGGCAGTTTCAGAAAAGACTTGATCTTGAAGCAATGAAAGAAGCTGCGGAATACTTTGTCGGTGAATATGATTTTAAATCCTTTGAGAATGCGGGAAGCCCAAGGCTCCATACTGTAAGACATATTTCTTCTGCGGTTTTCAAGAAAGCAGACGGCGGCATGATCCATTTTGAAGTAACTGCAAACGGATTCCTGCAGAATATGGTCAGAAATATTGTCGGCACGCTTGTGGATGTAGGTATGAGCAGAACAAGACCAAAAGAAATCAAGGACATCATTGCCGCGAAAGACAGGACTAAGGCTGGGCCGACTGCGCCGCCACTGGGGCTTTTTCTTCTGGAGGTTTATTATCCTGATCAGTTTATGTAG
- a CDS encoding Pycsar system effector family protein — protein sequence MHVNQPGAHYDHMLKQTRQHHVHLSTMADVKANIMLTISSVILTMSMKYVSDPILKWPALCMMIFCLATISLAVYTVMPKINIWSKEEKKANPKSPFFNILFFADFVRLPYDKYAKLMEEMLNDPSKAYEAQIKEIYSLGCFLASKKFRYVQLAYATFISGIILSTFTLIASLIVAQYV from the coding sequence ATGCATGTTAATCAGCCGGGCGCCCATTATGACCACATGCTGAAACAGACACGTCAGCACCATGTGCATTTAAGCACCATGGCAGACGTCAAGGCAAACATAATGCTCACAATATCATCAGTAATCCTGACCATGTCCATGAAATATGTTTCAGATCCCATTTTAAAATGGCCTGCACTATGCATGATGATTTTTTGCCTTGCAACAATATCCCTTGCCGTATATACAGTTATGCCCAAAATCAACATATGGAGCAAAGAAGAAAAGAAGGCAAACCCCAAAAGCCCATTTTTCAACATACTTTTTTTTGCGGATTTTGTGCGTTTGCCGTATGATAAATACGCAAAACTGATGGAGGAAATGCTGAATGACCCATCAAAGGCCTATGAAGCCCAGATCAAAGAAATATACAGCCTTGGATGCTTCCTTGCATCCAAAAAGTTCAGATATGTTCAATTGGCTTACGCGACCTTTATATCCGGTATAATCCTGAGTACATTTACCCTGATTGCATCGCTTATAGTCGCCCAATATGTATGA
- the argJ gene encoding bifunctional glutamate N-acetyltransferase/amino-acid acetyltransferase ArgJ codes for MKSNTCPGFKFSGIASGIKINGSPDLGLIVSENEADIAAVFTKNLVCAAPVLLCKERIMQGRANAIIANSGNANCCTGENGMKNAVKMTKVISDALKISDDKVFCASTGVIGEPMPVEKIEASASKLIESASTDGMNDFATAIMTTDLVSKVYTAKREVAGKTITVTGAAKGSGMIQPGMATMLCFICTDMGIASKDLYKVLLDGTEKSFNRITVDGDMSTNDTVMVMANGMSGLTSDDPVAMKAFDEMLSETLLALAKMVVKDGEGATKLVKIEVNGAPTNNDALLAAREIANSNLVKTALFGEDANWGRIIAAAGRSGAKLDQTKIDIFFNDVQMVKDGMGLGKTVEAEVSKILKSPEYTIRLELNIGQGKDFMYTCDFSYDYVKINISYRS; via the coding sequence ATGAAAAGCAACACCTGTCCAGGTTTCAAATTCTCTGGAATTGCAAGCGGGATCAAGATAAACGGGAGTCCTGATCTTGGCTTGATTGTCTCTGAAAATGAAGCTGATATTGCAGCTGTTTTCACAAAAAATCTCGTTTGCGCGGCACCTGTCCTTTTATGCAAAGAAAGAATAATGCAGGGGCGAGCAAACGCAATAATAGCAAACAGCGGAAACGCCAACTGCTGTACAGGCGAAAATGGCATGAAAAATGCCGTTAAAATGACAAAAGTTATTTCTGATGCACTTAAGATCTCTGATGATAAAGTCTTCTGCGCGTCAACCGGAGTTATTGGCGAACCAATGCCTGTTGAAAAAATTGAGGCGTCAGCATCAAAGCTGATTGAATCAGCCTCAACAGACGGCATGAATGATTTTGCAACAGCCATAATGACAACAGATCTTGTTTCAAAAGTATATACAGCCAAAAGAGAAGTTGCAGGAAAAACCATCACTGTGACAGGCGCGGCCAAAGGATCAGGAATGATTCAGCCTGGAATGGCTACAATGCTTTGTTTTATCTGCACAGACATGGGCATAGCGTCAAAGGATCTTTACAAAGTTCTTCTTGATGGCACGGAAAAATCTTTCAACAGAATCACTGTGGACGGCGACATGAGCACCAATGACACTGTCATGGTAATGGCAAACGGCATGTCTGGCCTTACATCAGATGATCCTGTGGCAATGAAGGCTTTTGATGAAATGCTCTCAGAAACCCTTCTTGCCCTTGCTAAAATGGTTGTAAAAGATGGAGAAGGTGCGACAAAACTCGTCAAGATAGAAGTAAACGGAGCGCCCACTAATAATGATGCCCTTCTCGCAGCACGGGAAATTGCCAATTCAAATCTGGTAAAGACAGCCCTTTTTGGAGAGGACGCAAACTGGGGACGCATAATAGCGGCAGCAGGAAGATCAGGCGCAAAGCTTGATCAGACAAAAATTGATATATTCTTCAATGATGTGCAGATGGTCAAAGATGGTATGGGACTTGGAAAAACGGTTGAAGCTGAGGTCTCAAAGATCCTGAAATCCCCTGAATACACAATAAGACTCGAACTCAACATCGGGCAAGGAAAAGACTTCATGTACACATGCGACTTCTCCTATGACTATGTAAAAATAAACATAAGCTACAGATCCTGA
- a CDS encoding pseudouridine synthase: MTDSEEKGVRLQKFLASAGVCSRRAGEEMILSGLVKVNGKTITELGTRIDPEKDVVLVKGKNVTIQDQYVYIALNKPAGFVTSCSHPGEKIVLDLVNAGTRIFPVGRLDKDSTGLLILTNDGRIHHRLSHPSFDHEKEYEVTVKKEVTDSELKQMETGIILEGRMTRPARVIRLSYNSFNITLKEGRNRQIRKMAECLGHKVTRLHRIRFSDIRIGSLEPGNWRYLSELEKKALLLKLGLSITKEKPHNKNIKI, translated from the coding sequence ATGACTGACTCAGAAGAAAAAGGAGTGAGGCTTCAGAAATTCCTTGCCTCGGCAGGCGTATGTTCAAGAAGGGCCGGAGAAGAAATGATTCTGTCCGGCCTTGTCAAAGTAAATGGCAAGACCATTACCGAACTTGGCACACGAATAGATCCTGAAAAAGACGTTGTCTTGGTAAAAGGCAAAAATGTAACTATTCAGGATCAATATGTATATATAGCCCTTAACAAGCCTGCTGGATTTGTGACAAGCTGCAGTCATCCAGGAGAAAAAATTGTTCTTGATCTTGTGAATGCAGGCACCAGAATATTTCCTGTTGGCAGACTTGACAAGGATTCCACCGGCCTTTTGATTCTCACAAATGACGGAAGGATACACCACAGACTTTCCCATCCTTCCTTTGATCATGAAAAAGAGTATGAGGTAACCGTTAAAAAAGAAGTCACTGACTCGGAACTGAAACAAATGGAAACAGGAATCATTTTAGAAGGCAGAATGACAAGGCCTGCAAGGGTAATAAGATTATCGTATAACAGCTTCAATATCACTTTAAAGGAAGGCAGAAACAGACAGATCAGAAAGATGGCAGAATGTCTTGGTCACAAAGTAACACGCCTTCACAGAATAAGATTTTCAGACATTCGGATTGGAAGCCTTGAGCCTGGAAATTGGAGATATTTATCTGAATTAGAAAAAAAAGCCCTTCTCCTAAAGCTTGGTTTAAGCATAACCAAAGAAAAGCCTCACAATAAAAATATTAAAATATAA
- a CDS encoding TIGR00266 family protein yields the protein MQCHEVDFEIIGNDMQVVEVELDPGETVVAEAGAMNWMEDGISFEAKMGDGSDSGGGFLGKLMNAGKRMMTGESLFMTHFTNNASTKKKVAFAAPYPGKIIPINLGETGGEMLCQKDSFLCAALGTKISIAFTKKIGAGFFGGEGFILQKLNGDGMVFVHAGGTVVKKTLNNETLRVDTGCIVGFSPELDYDIEKAGNLKSMFFSGEGLFLATLKGTGVVYLQSLPFSRMADRIVQSAPSAGGSRKGEGSVLGAIGGMLDGDNR from the coding sequence ATGCAGTGCCACGAAGTAGATTTCGAAATTATCGGCAACGATATGCAGGTTGTCGAAGTTGAACTTGATCCTGGCGAAACCGTCGTTGCAGAAGCCGGAGCCATGAACTGGATGGAAGACGGCATCAGTTTCGAAGCAAAAATGGGTGACGGATCTGACTCAGGCGGCGGTTTTTTAGGCAAGCTTATGAATGCCGGAAAAAGAATGATGACTGGCGAGTCTCTTTTCATGACCCACTTCACAAACAATGCTTCAACAAAAAAAAAGGTGGCTTTTGCAGCCCCTTATCCAGGCAAGATAATTCCTATTAATTTAGGTGAAACTGGTGGAGAGATGCTCTGTCAGAAAGATTCTTTCCTTTGTGCAGCGCTTGGAACAAAAATCAGCATAGCGTTCACAAAAAAAATCGGAGCAGGCTTTTTTGGAGGCGAAGGTTTTATCCTCCAGAAATTAAACGGAGACGGGATGGTTTTTGTTCACGCTGGGGGAACTGTAGTTAAGAAGACCCTTAACAATGAAACACTCAGGGTTGATACAGGATGTATAGTTGGTTTCAGCCCTGAACTGGATTACGACATTGAAAAAGCCGGGAACCTGAAATCCATGTTTTTTAGTGGAGAAGGACTATTCCTCGCAACTTTGAAGGGAACAGGAGTGGTTTATCTTCAGAGCCTGCCATTTTCAAGAATGGCTGACAGAATAGTACAAAGCGCTCCATCAGCCGGTGGTTCCAGAAAGGGAGAGGGCTCCGTGCTCGGTGCCATCGGAGGCATGCTTGACGGAGATAACAGATAA
- a CDS encoding SH3 domain-containing protein, which produces MKKTKSLIIAVCLVLFVAAVAFAASKMSVQIKEAQLRATPDYLGKVTGKASYGDQVNIEGTQGAWKKVKTVKGAQSGWMHDSALSEKEIRMSAGDKDVKIAASSSELQLAGKGFSKEVENEYKKKNSAVTYKWVDQMERIKISQPQIQKFMKEGELK; this is translated from the coding sequence ATGAAAAAGACAAAATCATTAATTATTGCTGTATGTCTTGTTTTATTTGTCGCAGCAGTTGCATTTGCGGCCTCTAAAATGAGCGTACAGATCAAGGAAGCCCAGCTCAGGGCAACGCCTGATTATCTTGGAAAGGTTACAGGCAAAGCATCTTATGGGGATCAGGTTAACATCGAGGGTACCCAGGGAGCCTGGAAAAAAGTCAAAACAGTAAAAGGAGCCCAGAGTGGCTGGATGCATGACTCTGCACTTTCTGAAAAAGAAATCAGAATGTCAGCGGGCGATAAGGATGTCAAGATTGCTGCATCTTCAAGCGAACTCCAGCTTGCTGGAAAAGGCTTCAGCAAAGAAGTTGAAAATGAATACAAAAAGAAAAACAGCGCGGTAACTTACAAATGGGTTGATCAGATGGAAAGAATCAAGATCAGTCAGCCCCAGATACAAAAATTCATGAAAGAAGGCGAACTAAAATAA